From one Streptomyces sp. CA-210063 genomic stretch:
- a CDS encoding TOBE domain-containing protein produces MQSYTIGQAARLLGVSPDTARRWADAGRVATRRDESGRRLIDGKDLAAFSVELASDTADEADVPYTSARNAFAGIVTAVKLGDVAAQVEIQAGPHRLVSLLTREAVEELGLEVGMEATARVKSTNVHIDRT; encoded by the coding sequence ATGCAGTCCTACACAATCGGTCAGGCCGCGCGGCTGCTCGGGGTCAGCCCCGACACCGCGCGGCGGTGGGCGGACGCGGGCCGGGTGGCGACCCGGCGCGACGAGAGCGGGCGCCGGCTCATCGACGGGAAGGACCTCGCGGCCTTCTCCGTGGAGCTGGCCTCGGACACCGCCGACGAGGCCGACGTGCCGTACACGTCGGCCCGCAACGCCTTCGCCGGCATCGTCACCGCCGTGAAGCTCGGTGACGTGGCGGCCCAGGTCGAGATCCAGGCGGGCCCGCACCGCCTGGTCTCCCTGCTCACCCGCGAGGCCGTGGAGGAGCTCGGCCTGGAGGTCGGCATGGAGGCCACGGCCCGGGTGAAGTCCACGAATGTGCACATCGACCGGACGTGA
- the modA gene encoding molybdate ABC transporter substrate-binding protein gives MIRSVRLVAGVGAAALLVTLSACSSSDEASPAASGSSDELSGTVTVFAAASLKESFTTLGKRFEEEHPGTKVTFNFGGSDSLAASITGGAPADVFASASPKTMAIVTDAGDASGAPATFVRNQLEIVTLPGNPDRIASLKDLTESGLKVVLCDKEVPCGAATQKALEASGLKLTPVSYEQDVKAALTKVELKEADAAVVYKTDVQAAGDKVEGVDFPESADAVNDYPIALLKDAPNADAAEAFIELVRSAEGRQVLTGAGFLEP, from the coding sequence ATGATCCGTTCCGTGCGTCTGGTCGCCGGCGTGGGCGCCGCCGCGCTGCTGGTGACCCTGAGCGCCTGCTCCTCCTCCGACGAGGCGTCGCCCGCCGCGTCCGGCTCCTCGGACGAGCTCTCCGGCACGGTGACCGTGTTCGCCGCCGCGTCGCTGAAGGAGAGCTTCACGACGCTGGGGAAGCGGTTCGAGGAGGAGCACCCCGGTACGAAGGTGACCTTCAACTTCGGCGGCAGCGACTCCCTCGCCGCGAGCATCACCGGCGGCGCCCCGGCCGACGTGTTCGCCTCTGCCAGCCCGAAGACGATGGCGATCGTGACGGACGCGGGCGACGCCTCCGGCGCACCCGCCACCTTCGTCCGCAACCAGCTGGAGATCGTGACCCTGCCGGGCAACCCCGACCGGATCGCCTCCCTGAAGGACCTCACCGAGTCGGGCCTCAAGGTCGTGCTGTGCGACAAGGAGGTGCCGTGCGGCGCCGCCACGCAGAAGGCGCTGGAGGCCAGTGGCCTCAAGCTCACGCCCGTCTCGTACGAGCAGGACGTCAAGGCGGCCCTGACGAAGGTCGAGCTGAAGGAGGCCGACGCGGCGGTCGTCTACAAGACCGATGTGCAGGCCGCGGGTGACAAGGTGGAGGGCGTGGACTTCCCCGAGTCGGCCGACGCCGTCAACGACTACCCGATCGCCCTCCTCAAGGACGCGCCCAACGCCGACGCCGCCGAGGCGTTCATCGAGCTGGTGCGGTCCGCCGAGGGCCGACAGGTCCTGACCGGGGCCGGATTCCTGGAGCCGTGA